TCATAGCGTTTGCAGATTGTGGATAACTGAATGCCTAATCCACCAACTCGTAGGAGGGTCCAGCTTTGGTCAGAGAGTGGATAGAGGCATCCTTTATCTATCACTGTTGGTCGAACCCACAGTATCTCCAGAATAGAAACGAAGAAACATGATGTGTGAACCTGAATGTGTCGACCTATACTCATCGAGGAAATGATTACTACATCATATCATTCACACTTTGGTCTGGGCTAATGTCTAGATAAGTGTCGATCGGAATACAGTGGAAGGTCTCTAATTTCTATTAGTGTTTTTCCTGTAATTATAAGTCGTAATTATAAGTCGAAGTGTTTATCCCTTAAAAGTTCAAGCACTCGAGATTTTCCAACTAGCTAAGCGACATAACCTAATTCTCTCCACAACGAAAACGATTAGTGGAGCTGGACGAGAAAATAAAGGGCTCCGTCAAACTGCTTGAACACCTTACGTATATACACTAAACCTAGCAAACCATGAGCCACAGTCCCGTGCTTCGAGTCTAGATAGGTCTAGTATGAGTTTCTCTTCTACGAAATCCTGTTTGACGGCTTGTGTCGCTTTACTCAGTACTTTCGTCTAATTGGTAGCGATATAGTTCCAGTACCACTAAAGTATATTGATTATTACGTGGTATCTGAACTTCATGGCTTATGGAGGCAGCGTAGCCAAACAGTCTAGACGAATATTCTATATATGCCTCGGAAGAAGTTCGATTTGTTTCCTCCAATTGACGACGAATTCATAAGTTGTCGCTATGAAGATGCGCATCCTATCATCTAGTCAATAATGGGTATTGGTTGACTCCCTGGTTGTGACCAGCCATGTAGCTGCAGGATTGTATCTAAGGATGTCTGTAATGGCAGGTAAAATACAACTAAGCTGAGCGGTGATTTTCCCCGGTTACGTGTGCATCTGTAATGCCACATCTAGCGGTAGGAAATCGCGCGGGCTTCTGCCGCTGACCAGCTCACGAATCCGCAAGTGGCACTTCGCCACGTAGGATTGAAGCCCCCAATAGGAATACTAGGCACGATGCAGGTCTAGATACAATGAGTACGAACCATGTATCGTCTCCATTGTAAAGGTATATGCTGGGTCAAGATATACGGTCCGCGTAACTGGCTTACACGGCATAAACAGTCGTCATTGTAGGGTTACGTCTATATTTGCAGATCTGTAAGCCCTGggtgaaaagagagaagacaCACATATTACTGCGGAGTAATAGAACATGTTGATAAATATTCTTCTCATATGATGTGTTTGGTATGAATCTATCGCGGTTGCAGATATCTAGATCGCTGGTGCGAAATCTATGACAACCTCTACGATATACCTGCTTTCAGGCAAGCCAGCCAAACACCGTCACAAATTGAATAGTAGTGAAAAATTACAAATAACGCTGGGCatgcttcttctccaattgcGTTACGCCAGGCTCTGTTGGGTCAGCCCCGAAGCCTATTCGACCAGAATGTAGTTCGTTCGACGAACTTCCCGCTGCATTCCTACCGTATAATTTTGTTTCACGAGATATCTCCACCCAACCCATCGGAACTGTATCGAATTGGCCTTGCCAACTCCTTTCCTAAGGACAATTATCCGGGTAGATCAGCCAAGGTAATGTTTGCTAATGCTGTATATACCTGTTTTTCGGGCTTCTGCTCTACATGTAGGAGAGACGTAAAGAAACGTAGAGAATAAGCAGCTTTGATTGGAGACAAAATTACTTCTTTCTGTGAAGCGATCATCGGGATAGAGCTTGGGCCCTCACTGAGTAGACTAGCGCTTGGACGTGAATTTCGCAGACAGTAGTACTTGGTGTCGGTGCCACTGCCACTCGCGTCAGAGGTTTAGATCTACTCCAGTAAGCTGTACGTGCAACGTCTTAACCTAACCAGTACCTAATGTCCTACAGCATTTGTATCTGTCGATCCTCGCAAGTTCACACGGGGACTTTTCAATTGGGCAAACTGCGTATACCTGACTATACGTCATACTGAATGCTCTGATCGTCCATCGGTCCACCTGTCCCCCCAACAGAGGCCGATTGCAGGGTTCCCAACGAAATCAAGACTTGCTTTGACCGGACTGTGCGATAGCTGGATGGCCAACAGTGAACCCAAAGATCTGCAGTAGTATCTGACGATCGGGAAAGTGTACTTCAGCTGAAGACTTTGTCTGGCACATGAGGGAACGAAATCCGGATTATCTCCATAGTCAGTGCTTCTCCGCAGGAGCATGCCAGGTATAAAGACAGGTCCCGATCCTGGACAAGAGTCCTTCCTCAACAACCACATTTGCACTCAATTTCACTACGATTCTACTCATCTCCCATCCTGTGCATCTAATTCTTTGGATTATTTCTAAATTGTACGAATCCTACCACCTGAGGGAGAACCTTGCGAATATATCCTCGATAGGGAAATACCAACATCCACATACAGCTTCACAATTTCTGTTCCCGGAGAATAATCCGAAAATAGTACGTCTTATATAAGCCCAATAGCAAGGCCTTCAGCTGACAGGTTAGATATTACAACCATGAAACTTTCACTTGTTGCTTTGGCTATGACCGTAGTGACTGCCCTAGCGCAGCAGGCGGGGACTCAGCAGCCGGGAACAGAGCCTCCGGTGCAGGCCAGTAGCTGCTGCAGTGAGTGTGCTGCTAAGTGCGCGGTTGCTTGGCTTAATGGCCCAGCTGCTTATGCGCTCTGTGTTGGGGTTTGCTGCGGAGCGGGCTGCGGATAATGGCAACGCTACCGTACACCCCCATATGGCATAGCTCAAGCTATTCCACTTGGTCAATCAGCCTCGTTCTTCCAGTCGATTCACTTGTTGTCTGTTGCTGCGTGTGGAACAGTGTACAGGAGATAAGCATATCAACGATCGTTCTCCGATTATGTTTGTACATATGTTCTGAAGTGCCTTTCATTTACGTGGGTTTGAGTCACTGTCATTTATTTCATGCAGTAGATGAATGAACTGGTCACCCGCACTGCTTCCAGCCCACGACTGCATGGTTAGTAGATGATAGCAATTTTTCTCTCTGAAATATTCAGACAATTTGAGAAGGTTACAAATCTAAAAGAAGGATAGGAATCAGCCATTCACCTGATGGATTACTAACCATAGGGCGTAGCTTATTGTACTGTTTCTTCTATGATATCATACCGCCCTCCTTTCTGGAATGCAATGTATTGGTCTGATACGGGGAGATGCAGTGATAGTCTTTGGCGTATTTCTGTACAACCTCCTATGCCGACCTGTGCCGTTCACAGGCTATACACTTGAAACGATACTCCAGCTTCAATAAAGTGTATATATGAAAATATAGCGCATGCCCagatttgctttttcttaaTGAGATCCTCTCTACTACTGGCTTCTACATATGTGGTTTAGTGATGTGCCAATGCACAGAATGAAATTAGAAGTACAATACACGAGGTACAATTATGCTACTGCAGAAGTTCTCGCGTGGACTTGAACTATCATACAAAATTTCTTACCTACGCTTTAGAGCCGGCAGAGTCTAGAAGGATATAGAGCAATATCTTGGGATGAAAATGTAGAGGATTTATTCGACAGCTCGGACCCTGTCAATACTGCAATAGTCAATTAATGTATACCGAAATTCCGAATACGTGCACTATCTATAAAGTGTAACGGCTTGATTAACCTAGTTAGATTACTCTGAACAAGTTGAAGTTCTTGCAGAGTAATTCTAGTCGCAGCACAGCCACCAAGCTCACGTTCGGGTATCAACGCTCCTTCATTCTCGGCCCTTGGCTAGGGTATGTTCAATATTTTAAGCTAGAATTGAATTCATCAGAAAACGATATCCACATGCAACTCAATACATCAATCAGCAAGTGACTTACATGAAGCCTGAGTCAACTCAAAGCTCTCATCGTTGGTGGGGGTAGGAAGCGAAAGATCCAGCTGGTTATCCGTAGTACGATGCAAAAGCAACTGGCTCTCGGGTTCCAGGAAAGTGTAGACATTGTCGGAAATGTTGTCTATCTGGAAAAGCTGCGCGACATCGGAGGCCTCGCAAATGGCACCCTCAGTTGACCCGCAATGGATGTACTGGTTCGTTACGCCGTTCACGATCGCATATCGGTCCGTCTCTGCTTCAATGAAGAACCATGCCTGAGGATCTCCCTCCTCGAAGATAATTTGCCCAGATGCGTCTTCCAGATAAAGCTCGGTTCCCGCTGACGCGACTGTGTACGTTCCCTCAAGCTCCAGGGCAAGTGCTTGGCTGGAGAGCATTGCCAAGAAACCGATGACGGTAGAGGTCTTCATTGTGACTTGTGTTGGGAGTGTGGAAATTGAAGGTAGAGAGAGGAAGTGGAAATGGAGATTAGAACGAAGAGTTTAGAGATCTGGTTTGGGCAACCCTGCGGGAGGGTCACGTTAAATACATCGTGACAGACAGGCAGGACTCCAAAATAAAGGGCTGCCGTGAGTATAATGTGTCCTGCAAGCCGTGCAGGTCTTGGCACATTGTTGGCAAATTATTGCATTCAATACCGAGACTATTGAATGATCTGCCATAGGTTGGGCCAAAATGGGAATAAGAATGACGCCCCTTGCTGACCAGAGCATGGGAAAAGCAATGTATGGCGCAGctgaaggaagaaaaagtaatTATGAAAGGATTTACCATAACCAAACATTTTCCGTCATGCAAAGTGATGTGGTATGTGCTAGGTGTACTGGTTGTACAGCAGAGAAGGAATGCAAGGCTGGGCTTGATCAAGGGCGATCGCTGCAAGAACTCCAATAATGCATTAAGCTGCGACACATATATAGATGTTCTCGGTGTCCCAAGAGCAGTCGAACTTGCCTAGTCCAATTATAGTCACTATAAATACAGAAGGATCTCGTAAAAGCCGCATAAGTGGCTGAACAGAAGGCTACTGATTTTGGTTCAGGCCAATACGATCGACGTGATTTTATTTGTTGTTAAAAGCACACCTCCACAGCTCCATTCGGGTTTCTCAAAGGTCAATTTATTTGAACTCGCATCAGGTTGGTTGCGGCTGAAACCACGGTCAAAATCCCAATGTTGGCATTCTTGTGCACCGCGTAAGAATGTCTGCCAGTAGCGGAGGCATGATCACATCACTGACAGGAAGCCGATCAACAGGATGCCATCTTGCATAGGAATTTAGAATACGTGGGTAAATCTCGCGGAGATGCTCAGGTAACCGCCGCATAACGCCACTTAGTCCATGGAGACGGAGTCTAAGCCTACATGTGAGACTTCAACGAGGGAATGTCGGTCAATGATAGTGGGCGACCGAGGTCCCTGGGGATGTTTAATGGACCCAGCCTCGTAGATCGTCTCATCTCTTGCGGGCGACCAAATCCCTATACTAGATTGGTTGTAATCAAGGCGATAAGCTAATAGTTATACTCATATCGAATGGCTACAGTCCTGGGCTATCCTCGCCTTGGAACTAGGGTTCAGACGACGCGATCTTCTGAAACACACCACAGTATTTCAGAATTACTTCGCCATCGCGGTATCTGAAACCCCTTATGCCTAACTTGACTTTAATATATGCTGGCGACATTTGGTCTCTCATTTCGCAAAAACGCTGGCTCGGTTGTCTTTGGGAATAGCGTCCACCACGAAATCAGCTATCTCTACTGGGACGGGTGTACGTTGCAGCGGTAAGTTGTAAATCAGCCGAAATGCCGACATCAGTGTATACTAAGGACCCAGTCAATATATCAGGTATTTTTGTCTGGGAGGTTACTAACTTCCATCAAAGACCCCTGATTCATAGTCCAAGATATGCGCATGTGAACAACTGTCACCGAAGCGGTTGGTTCCTGCGGTGGCTCCAACTTCCCTCAATGATGCCCTTAATAAGGACCGTATCACCACTCGTATCGAAGTCACGCGCATCCAGGTTCACGTTCGTCACCGGCGGCTCGGGTGACATTCTATTTTCTCCATTTTGGAGAGGGTCCAGATGGGATGATGCGGTGTGGGAGCTTCAGGTTGGGAAGATATTACCAATTGGCGGAGTTCTCGCACAATGTCACTTCCCGTACTGCAGGGGTCCTATGTTTCTGCCCATCTGGCAGCAATGACGGTGATGGTCCTTCTACCAGCCGAGGTCATCTATGATATGGGGTTTTACGGAGCACGGGTGGAAATCTCTCGCGAGGTGCTACGGCGGGTGCTCGAACAACCCTGCCATATATCAAATTCTCTAACTCTTCTCTAGCTAGCACAGGTGTTACGGTACGATAAACAAGTAAGTGTCTAGGAATATAGTGAACAATTGCGAGCATGGCAGAAAGACATATCATCCGGCGGCTGAGGAACGCAAGAGCCCTATCTTTAAAAAAGGTGACATGATATTGTCATAGAAGAAACAAACGCTCGTTTGCCAAGGAATAGCCTTGCCTCCATGtgtgaagagaagaatagtTGAATTGCATGCCGATAGACCTTTTGAACAAAGTTTCGTTTCATTTTAGGAATAAGATGCGAGACCAATAAACCCTTGGTGATAGGCCAGACTAAGTGCTAGTTCCGCCCTAAAGGAGGCCAATACAACACATGCACATGCAGCAGTGAGCCTGACAAAAGCAGGGTCCACCCAGATGTATTTGAATCCATGCTTCAGCATTCACAGTCCGAACAGTCCTTTCAATATTACGGGCTGACGAGTGGAATAGTGTTTCCCCGCTCTGAAGATCCCCCAGGAGAGCCGGGGACCGAGGCAGATGCTCACTACGCAGAGTCAATTACGGACGCATGTTTTCCCCACACGAGAACGGTGTAGCCTCCCCAACAGGTTCCTATATGACATCTTTGGGGCAGATCGGTGGGGCGGAAATTCTGGAGTGAGTAAAAGGTGGTGTGGAGGGGCTCGTTATTGTCGATCTCACATGGTGTAGCCATCACACATGGTACCGAGCGACCTTGGCCTGACCTAGGATATAAGATAAAGGCTGTGGAGTTCTGGGTCTCTGAACTTGTCTCTTCCATCAGAAAGCAACACGGCCGTAGGATATGGCGATCCAAACGAACACAAAAGGCAATCCCCGGGATTCTATGTTGTCGACCTGGCGCGATGGAGACCGATCGAAATGGACACCCTCCCACTGGCTGCTTGACCTACTGAGCACACGCCTCACCTCGAACGACAGAAACGTGCCCGTCTATtccaaggaggaaaagatcCCATTCGTGCGTGAATGGAGTGTCCATCTGTGGATTCTGTCGCACGCCCTAATTcctcaccttcttcatcaagcataCATGGCCTATACTGGCCGGACCCTCCACCCGATCGCCGTCTTTTGGTTGTATACAACGACATTCTATGGGACAGGCATCCATCTGATGCAAACAATTCGCCGCCTGGGTTGGACATACGGCTTCTTGAATGGAGACAAGCATCAGCGAGATGACATACCTGATGTTGGAGTGAGAAGAGTTGCAGCGGAACTGCTTTCTGTCCCGACTCTTCGCCTTGCCATGTCAGTCTACCTATCCTATCGACCGCAGGAGCTCCCGCTCTCGCTCAGCTGGGGATGGCTCGCATTGAAAATTGGGCTCTACAGCATCACTGTGGACTTTTGGTTCTATTGGTACCACCGCTTAATGCACTCGGTGCCTTGGTTGTGGAAGTTCCACCGCACCCACCACCTAACGAAACACCCTCACCCGCTGCTCGGCGCTTACGCCGACCACGAGCAGGAGTTTATGGATATACTAGGCATCCCGCTCCTTGCGTACGGCACTATGAAGCTGATGGGATTTCCCATGTCGTTTTACGAATGGTATATCTGCTACCAATATGTGGTCTTCTCCGAGATCATCGGACATAGTGGCCTCCGGATGCATGGCGGCACGCCTTCTACTATCAATTGGTTACTGCAAATGTTTGATGCAGAGTTGGTGATCGAAGACCATGACCTGCATCACCGGTATGGATGGCGAAAGAGCCATAACTATGGCAAGCAGACTCGTGTCTGGGACCGTGTTTTTGGCACTTGTCGTGAGCGAATTGAAGGTCATAAAGATAACATTGACTATGTGAATCGTGTTACGTTTCCACTGTTTTGACCTTTATATTTGAGACGGCGGGGaatggtggtggatgttatTGTCGCCGTGGGAAGCTGAGAGGTAAACTAGACCGTTCTGTATATATCATCTATTTCAATATGAATTTTATGATCAATTCTTTGGTGTTAAAAacataaaacaaaaaatgaTCAGAATGACATCTACTATGCCATACTATTAGTTCCGGGCTCACAATACTTTGACTAAATCACTACTCTGACCAGAGAAGGAGGTAATGTTTGtatcttttccatttttattGTATCTCATTATTTACACGGTCTAGACCATAAATCATAACGGCTCATGCATCCCCATCGGACATAACAATGTGTGGTGGAAATAGTGTATCGTGTCTGGTCTTCACGGTTCGTTATTGGGCTTCCGACTGGCTGATTGGTTCTTAGCGGTCACGGCCGACCTCGGCTCCccgcattttccttttccggaTCGGACTATTGTTATTCAGGCTCCGCTCCCGTTCGTGCACACCCTTATCTGCTTATCGCGAGAGCTTCATGTGGCGGTTGACGTCCTTGTAGAGCAGGTAACGGAACTTGCCAGGGCCACCGGCATAACAGGCCTGAGGGCAAAAGGCACGCAACCACATGAAATCACCGGCTTCCACCTCGACCCAGTCCTGATTGAGGCGGTAGACGGCTTTTCCTTCGAGGACATACAGTCCGTGTTCCATGACATGAGTTTCGGCGAAGGGGATAACACCACCCGGTTCAAAGGTGACAATAGTGACATGCATGTCATGACGCAGATCAGTCGGGTCCACAAAACGAGTGGTGGCCCAAGCATTGTTGGTGTTTGGCATGGCCGTAGGCACGATATCCCGTTCATTGAGGAAGAGTGGGTCGGGAGCATCCAGTCCAGCCACGGCTTCATAGGCTTTCCGGATCCAATGGAAACGAGCGGTCGCCACACCGGTGTTGCGCAGCGTCCATCCGCTTTTCGGCGGCAGATATGCGTATCCCCCCTCCGTCAGTCGGTGCGTCTCGCCGCCCAACGTGATGCTCACTTCGCCTTCCACCACAAATATCACCCCTTCGGCGCCCTCGTCCAGTTCGGCACGGTCGCTACCACCCCCTGGTTGCACTTCCATGATGTATTGTGAGAAGGTCTCGGCAAAGCCCGACAATGGACGCGCAATCACCCACAACCGTGTCTGCTCCCAGAAGGGGAGGAAACTCGTCACGATGTCGCTGAATGTGCCTTTCGGGATGACTGCGTAGGCTTCGGTGAACATGGCACGGTCGGTCAGAAGCTGCGTCTGTGGTGGTAACCCGCCGGTTGGTGCATAATAGGCACTGATCTTGTCGTTGCCCATGGTGGATGGTCTTTGGCTGTCAATATGTAAGTGTAGGTATGACAGGCAGCTACTGCAATGTTGGTGGACCTTTTAACTTTAGGTAAATGTCAGACTTCAAAGTAAAGAGAAGTAAAGGAATGCAGGTCCCTTGCATGTTAAATACACTCCCTGTCCGGCGTTGACCGATCTCGGGTCAGGCCGACGGTCGCAGCCGTGAATGTGGATCACAGAGAGCGGGATTTCTCCGACATTTGGCGGGGAACGTGACTTATCTGCATTCCACCCTGTTATTCTGATTGTTAATGGCTTTTTCATGTATGGTGTTTGCAATTCTCTGTCGCTTGGCACAATAGTATATCTTGTTATTATAATTAGTTGCTAATTCGAAATACGACCTTGAGTGTTACTACTAGTAGCATATTGACAGTCATGGCtctttgaagatatatatattttgcaTTGAAATGGAAATATCAACTTTTATGAGTTATACTCTTCTTGTAGTCCACCAGAGAAAGGCATTATTGAAGGAGACCTTAACTACGTCTCCTTGAGataatatacttaatacGAGTCCAAAAGCTTCGTTCGTTCTTGCCACATGTGGGAATATCCACCGGTTTGCCATCCAGCCCTAAATTGGTGACTGCATTCTGCTGCTTACCAAGGTAATAGTCTACGATGATAAAAATGTAAGCATAAACCCTGTTGTGAATAGTGGAAACAGAAAGAGGGAATTACCGGGCATTAGGAAGGAACAGAGAATAGACAGCGTGGAGATCGCAGCAGCGACAATGAAAATGATGCCGTTGGTGCGCGTATAAGCTCGAATGGCCCCCTCACGAATTGGATCGTCAAGGTCATACTGGGTGCGAAGAATGTCCACCGAGCCATAGATCTTCTTGAGTGTACTGTCTGGCGTATCTGGAAGCTCATCGCGCATAAATCCGAGCATCTTATCCGTCCAGATTGCGGAGGCAATGGCATACCCGGCAGCACTACCCAGGTACGTCCAGAGAAAATAGGCCGCGATGATCGATGCCATGTCCTCATGAGGAACGGAGGCCATCGCTCCGATGCGAGACCCCAGGGCAGTCAGAGCGCTTGTTCCCAGGAGTACCTGTGAGATGGCGAGGGCCGCCGTGCTTTGGGTGCTTCGCTGGTTGCTTGTGAAACAGGTAGCGTAGCCAACGACCTTGAGCACGGCCCCAATAATCATCTGCGTTTTATAGCGGTGGTATCGGACCTGGAGGAAACCACCAACTAGGCTAAAGATAGTGATCGCAAGATTCCTGGCCCCAGTGAAGACCGTCCAGGTGTAGTTATTCCAGCCCTTGATGATATAGATATACGACGAGAAATAGTTGCTGCCGAGAGTAGTTGTCATCTGGTCGAAAAGGTTGGCACCCAATGCAGCTAGGAACACCTTATTTGCGATGATTCGCTTCGTCATCATAGGTTTGGGTGCTAAGTAGATCTCAAACACAACAAACAGCACGAGAATGGCAAAGCCAGTCGCTTCCATGGCTATCATGCTGCGGTTGTTCCAGCCGTTCTCGGCAGACTCGGCGAGTGATAGAGGGAGAAGGATCAACGAGAAGGAAAACCCGAGTAACACGAGGCCCGGAATATCAATCGCAACTAGGCATTGCCAGGCAGTATATAGTGTGGTttgttctcctttctctGCCGAACTGCTCCCCATGATTCCCATCCTGCGAGCTCTCTGTTGCGTTCCGTATAATGCTATGATCGCTGGGGTTAGCAGAACCGGGACCATAATAGCAAACATGCCCAGACCCCATCTCCACTCATCTGGGACAAAGGCATCAACAACGAAGCCATTGGTGAAAGTGGTCACGAGGTAGGGAGCGATGATCATGCTGGTCCAGAAACCACGCCATTGCAGGGTCGTCAAGTCACCAACAATGATTTGGCAGAGGATGTTTAGGCCAGCCTTTCCAACTGCAGTCAGGGCAACGCCAACGGTGTAGGCCACGAAGTTCGTGCAACTGGCCGCGACAGCATATCCTACAACGTAGAATAGTAGAGAGATGATATAGCTTGTCGGACGGGACAAGACGTCTGCCAGCTTGCCAATCACTGGCTTGGAGATACCGTTAATGACAGTGCTGGCGGTGTTCACGGCGCCTAGCTGGGCGTGCATATGAAAAGAGGAGGCCGCAATCATGGTGAACTGTTGGGTCACCCCCTCATCCATGGCGTAGACAAACATAGTGAGCCCGAGAGAGATTATAATAGTAACGAGGAGTAGGCGACCGGTTAGACCAGTGTGGTAGAGAACCTTGTTAAAGCCCTCCACGCTGCCGAAACCTGCATTCCCGCGTTCTGGTGACTGGTCATCACGCGTCTTTAGGCCGAATTCTTTCCCCTGGTGAACGTAGGTGGGAGAGGTTTCGACTGTATCCGTCTCCGATGGCATTTTTTGGCAGGACGATCAGATTCGAGGCTTCTTGTTTATAAATATGATCCTGGGAACGGTAGGACAGGTAGAAAGCTACGACCGAGTTATTAGAGGTCGGTACCGATGGAAAAATACTCAGCCTTTGCCGTCTGTGCCGACGTTGCAACTCGGCCGTTGACAGTAAGCTAGGCAAATCTTGTTATGTGTGTGTACCTTGGTAGCTGGAGGGTCCGGAAAACAGAGCTACTCTACGGTGGGCCCTTGATGCCCTGGCAGATGGCCAATCCAATACCAAGAATTCAACCTTCCTTTAGCCTCCATGAGGGTATTCGCGGTTGTTTGCGCGGGAAAGAATAATAACCCACTAATCCATTAGTAATTGGACTGGTTATACTATTACACCATCTCGATATTCCCCCGCCCTACATCCCAGCAATGTTACGTATCGATAAACCAGGGCTACGCCGGGAACCGACCCACAGCACACGAAAGAGTTGCTTAGGGATGGCGCTAGTCCGATAAGCCGGCGGTCATGAGGTTAGGGATATAGTGTGTCATCTGGACAGGCGGGTTAACTGAATCCATTCAGTTGAGGGACTTGACTAGGAACCCCCCATGTTACTATCTTCTTAAGTGTTTCTTGGAAGAGCTGCAGTTCCTGATCGGACACCTCGAAATCAACAATGAACTGTGGTTCTATGCCGAGAATGCCGGCCATGGATTCGGCGAAGTCGAAAGTTGCCCGCTTCCCCGAGAAGGCGACCTGCTCCAGCCCTCCGTATACTGTCTCACCCGATCCAAGGGTTACGCAGTAGCTGTTGTTGAAGTAATCATCGGTTTCGCGATCCCCGTTCCATGGACCTTCTGCGAGGAGATCACGCTGAAAGATAACGGCCAAGCCTGAACCATCAGGCCCTTCGGCAAACCCTGCCTCGAGAACTTGGTATTCCTGGTCAGCTAGACCATCAGCAGATTGCGCAGTGATTTTCATTGTGGCCTCTTGCTGTGTCCCAGAATTTGAGCCATTAGCTTTCCTGTCAGCTGTACACGAAGTGCCGGAGAGTGATTTTTCAATAAGAGGAGATGTATTGGGGAACAGGAGCTTGAATGTGTTTTGATGAGAGTGAACGTCAACCCCACTTGCACTCAGGGCCGTTAATCACGCTATACTACATCCAGTAATGATATGCGCCTCAGGCATAAACTTCCCGATTCGGAACTCGGCGAACGGACATGTCTAGATGGAAGTCTTGATGGGATATCTCTGGACGTCAATCGAGACAGGTAGATCTtcccaaaaaaagaaaaaaaaaaagaaaaaaaaagaaaaaaaaagaaagaaagaaagaaagaaaaactcGAACAGAGGTTAGCTGGAGACCAAACGGAAAAGTAATTGGACATTGAAACGCTGCCAATTATCAACAATGTC
The sequence above is a segment of the Aspergillus oryzae RIB40 DNA, chromosome 3 genome. Coding sequences within it:
- a CDS encoding RICIN domain-containing protein (predicted protein); protein product: MKTSTVIGFLAMLSSQALALELEGTYTVASAGTELYLEDASGQIIFEEGDPQAWFFIEAETDRYAIVNGVTNQYIHCGSTEGAICEASDVAQLFQIDNISDNVYTFLEPESQLLLHRTTDNQLDLSLPTPTNDESFELTQASCKSLAD
- a CDS encoding sterol desaturase family protein (predicted protein); the encoded protein is MAYTGRTLHPIAVFWLYTTTFYGTGIHLMQTIRRLGWTYGFLNGDKHQRDDIPDVGVRRVAAELLSVPTLRLAMSVYLSYRPQELPLSLSWGWLALKIGLYSITVDFWFYWYHRLMHSVPWLWKFHRTHHLTKHPHPLLGAYADHEQEFMDILGIPLLAYGTMKLMGFPMSFYEWYICYQYVVFSEIIGHSGLRMHGGTPSTINWLLQMFDAELVIEDHDLHHRYGWRKSHNYGKQTRVWDRVFGTCRERIEGHKDNIDYVNRVTFPLF
- a CDS encoding uncharacterized protein (uncharacterized protein, possibly involved in glyoxylate utilization), which produces MGNDKISAYYAPTGGLPPQTQLLTDRAMFTEAYAVIPKGTFSDIVTSFLPFWEQTRLWVIARPLSGFAETFSQYIMEVQPGGGSDRAELDEGAEGVIFVVEGEVSITLGGETHRLTEGGYAYLPPKSGWTLRNTGVATARFHWIRKAYEAVAGLDAPDPLFLNERDIVPTAMPNTNNAWATTRFVDPTDLRHDMHVTIVTFEPGGVIPFAETHVMEHGLYVLEGKAVYRLNQDWVEVEAGDFMWLRAFCPQACYAGGPGKFRYLLYKDVNRHMKLSR
- a CDS encoding uncharacterized protein (predicted transporter (major facilitator superfamily)), which gives rise to MKITAQSADGLADQEYQVLEAGFAEGPDGSGLAVIFQRDLLAEGPWNGDRETDDYFNNSYCVTLGSGFGSVEGFNKVLYHTGLTGRLLLVTIIISLGLTMFVYAMDEGVTQQFTMIAASSFHMHAQLGAVNTASTVINGISKPVIGKLADVLSRPTSYIISLLFYVVGYAVAASCTNFVAYTVGVALTAVGKAGLNILCQIIVGDLTTLQWRGFWTSMIIAPYLVTTFTNGFVVDAFVPDEWRWGLGMFAIMVPVLLTPAIIALYGTQQRARRMGIMGSSSAEKGEQTTLYTAWQCLVAIDIPGLVLLGFSFSLILLPLSLAESAENGWNNRSMIAMEATGFAILVLFVVFEIYLAPKPMMTKRIIANKVFLAALGANLFDQMTTTLGSNYFSSYIYIIKGWNNYTWTVFTGARNLAITIFSLVGGFLQVRYHRYKTQMIIGAVLKVVGYATCFTSNQRSTQSTAALAISQVLLGTSALTALGSRIGAMASVPHEDMASIIAAYFLWTYLGSAAGYAIASAIWTDKMLGFMRDELPDTPDSTLKKIYGSVDILRTQYDLDDPIREGAIRAYTRTNGIIFIVAAAISTLSILCSFLMPDYYLGKQQNAVTNLGLDGKPVDIPTCGKNERSFWTRIKYIISRRRS